One stretch of Streptomyces agglomeratus DNA includes these proteins:
- a CDS encoding WD40 repeat domain-containing protein, which translates to MAEGPSAPLDVGALLGGPRLSLGNDRAVARQALLSTAQPTLVYLCAQVAAEDVAALRVLRDGRTQVHALLTPRAAARTSVVALADHLPYRPARESEPGVSQALRASAAMGLALVDDADRAPEELAVGMRWLRHSWAQLAPADGPASDVLDRLLSGPGPRRKAAGHSARVRRLVEGLGAEDRDLALPVLLWLLTLDGALPEPRSVASVSVLFDGGDTGVRGTLSVAVLPEGPPALVPDPRTMSGFRADEAFHGSLRNAWTAAGSGVGGTVLWSLTDNEGVTAMVADPSLGCACAVLLDEARQQSAGRIRRVVTVRRINSRTALVGALDGTPDGRLSGVGGYKQKLGVADNGQIVVLPEGDLPKAQEVWEGDRAAQLKGVETVTEAAKAARTVDTPALVRVGASAVGILTALVLIVGGMAYWFWDRGEERARGALAADLVTEALTRRGTEPRLAGLLALAGERIDPGTPNAEQAMRDVLETNSGLRLAWKASPGSVDSVAVDDERNRVYTTGDDPYLKSWDLRTGKALGRVPAEVGKLVFSPEAGLLAAEAGDGIRLYSAQGPVPEPLGTLPEASCAGPDTYRVATAFTELGNRLVEVRSDGTIAQFDVLTREESGCRRSGPGGASQVHWRVLDAAVAPSVWVSGQLPGEERAVLLLDDNKVVSVGLNTHKVKSEIADEDIPGQATAVGANDELVVLATPRGVFAWDRQRKRPLDYPVGGLADQPKVMIEHSGSVVIAGDGGTALVPLGTGGDAASSRGLERPRGGAASAAAVGELFTVVAVGRDGWVGLLDRRPGPLGMLPGGASSTATFDKDGSLLLTSVSGELSYGLRRVRPEPLAYQRNPAMAEYPTLEEYKSAGHFINDAASSPVYVATAGQFEGSAKIAVWRRDGTWLRDLEPPGADRGTTSSAHRIAVGVGFVPGEDLLVARHVDGPLYLWSTRTWKPVGTVPLGPSEGLGLTLHESRPLALALERAGADDARLVLVDLVARTTKAVDTPGVHRFAWSRDGSRVALLGRGNTVRFLNADLRETRPPLRLTGALTAPSSIALSPDGGRVAVGYGDRVSVRDAATGDLALPELRVSGTDEILHLRWSPNGDVLAGITRSPRGREGDRPAGPVELWRVGAIDWGEVLCRWTGSGLTPEEWLDHVGPTEPYIDLCAEEK; encoded by the coding sequence ATGGCTGAAGGGCCGTCCGCGCCGTTGGACGTCGGCGCCTTACTTGGCGGGCCGAGGCTGTCGCTCGGCAACGACCGGGCCGTGGCCCGGCAAGCGCTGCTCTCGACCGCACAGCCCACGCTCGTGTACCTGTGCGCGCAGGTGGCCGCCGAGGACGTGGCCGCCCTCCGCGTGCTGCGGGACGGACGGACCCAGGTGCACGCGCTCCTGACGCCCCGGGCAGCGGCGCGGACCAGTGTCGTCGCCCTGGCGGACCATTTGCCGTACCGCCCGGCGAGGGAGTCGGAGCCGGGCGTCTCCCAGGCGCTGCGGGCCTCCGCCGCGATGGGTCTCGCCTTGGTGGATGACGCCGACCGTGCCCCGGAGGAGCTGGCCGTCGGTATGCGCTGGCTGCGTCACTCCTGGGCGCAGTTGGCGCCCGCGGACGGCCCGGCGTCCGATGTGCTCGACCGCTTGCTGTCAGGCCCCGGCCCGCGTAGGAAGGCGGCCGGGCACTCGGCGCGGGTCCGGCGGCTGGTCGAGGGGCTCGGCGCGGAGGACCGGGACCTGGCGCTGCCCGTCCTGCTCTGGCTGCTGACGCTCGACGGAGCTCTGCCCGAACCTCGATCGGTGGCGTCGGTGAGCGTGCTCTTCGACGGCGGCGACACCGGGGTGCGCGGCACGCTGAGCGTGGCGGTGCTGCCGGAGGGACCGCCCGCGCTCGTCCCCGATCCCCGTACCATGTCGGGCTTCCGGGCCGACGAGGCGTTCCACGGTTCCCTGCGGAACGCTTGGACGGCGGCTGGCAGCGGGGTCGGCGGAACCGTCCTCTGGTCGCTCACCGACAACGAGGGCGTCACCGCGATGGTCGCCGATCCCTCCCTGGGCTGCGCCTGCGCCGTGCTCCTGGACGAAGCGCGACAGCAGAGCGCAGGACGCATCCGGCGCGTCGTGACCGTCCGGCGTATCAATTCGCGGACCGCGCTGGTCGGCGCGCTCGACGGAACTCCCGACGGTCGGTTGAGCGGCGTCGGCGGCTACAAGCAGAAGCTCGGCGTCGCCGACAACGGCCAGATTGTCGTCCTGCCCGAGGGCGACCTGCCGAAGGCCCAAGAGGTGTGGGAGGGCGACCGGGCGGCCCAGCTGAAGGGTGTCGAGACCGTCACCGAGGCCGCGAAGGCCGCCCGTACTGTAGACACGCCCGCCCTCGTACGGGTCGGGGCGTCGGCCGTTGGAATCCTGACCGCGCTGGTCCTGATCGTCGGGGGGATGGCGTACTGGTTCTGGGACCGCGGCGAAGAGCGTGCGCGCGGGGCGCTCGCCGCCGACCTCGTCACCGAGGCCCTGACGCGGCGTGGCACGGAGCCCAGGCTGGCGGGGCTGCTCGCGCTGGCCGGGGAGCGGATTGACCCCGGCACCCCCAACGCCGAGCAGGCCATGCGGGACGTCCTGGAGACCAACTCCGGTCTGCGGCTGGCCTGGAAGGCGAGCCCCGGCAGCGTGGACAGCGTCGCCGTCGACGACGAACGGAACCGGGTGTACACCACGGGGGACGATCCATACCTCAAGTCGTGGGACCTGCGGACCGGCAAGGCGCTGGGCAGGGTCCCGGCCGAGGTCGGCAAGCTGGTGTTCAGCCCGGAGGCCGGACTCCTTGCCGCCGAGGCCGGGGATGGGATCCGTCTGTACTCGGCGCAGGGCCCCGTACCCGAGCCGCTCGGAACCCTGCCGGAGGCGAGCTGTGCGGGCCCGGACACGTACCGGGTGGCGACGGCGTTCACCGAGCTCGGAAACCGGCTGGTCGAGGTGCGCAGCGACGGCACGATCGCCCAGTTCGATGTGCTCACGCGCGAGGAGTCCGGCTGCCGCAGGTCGGGTCCCGGCGGTGCCTCACAGGTCCACTGGCGGGTCCTCGACGCGGCGGTAGCGCCGAGCGTGTGGGTCTCCGGCCAACTGCCGGGCGAGGAGCGGGCCGTCCTGCTCCTTGACGACAACAAGGTGGTCTCGGTCGGCCTGAACACCCACAAGGTCAAGTCGGAGATCGCGGACGAGGACATCCCGGGCCAGGCGACCGCCGTCGGGGCCAACGACGAACTGGTGGTCCTCGCCACCCCGCGCGGCGTGTTCGCCTGGGACCGGCAGCGGAAACGCCCGCTCGACTACCCCGTCGGCGGACTGGCCGACCAGCCGAAGGTCATGATCGAGCACAGCGGAAGCGTCGTCATCGCGGGCGACGGAGGTACCGCACTGGTCCCACTGGGCACCGGCGGCGACGCGGCTTCGAGCCGGGGACTGGAACGGCCCCGCGGCGGAGCGGCGAGCGCCGCCGCGGTCGGCGAGTTGTTCACCGTCGTCGCGGTCGGCCGCGACGGCTGGGTTGGCCTGCTGGACCGCCGCCCCGGGCCGCTCGGAATGCTCCCCGGCGGAGCGTCGAGCACCGCGACCTTCGACAAGGACGGTTCGCTGCTGCTCACGAGCGTCAGCGGGGAACTGTCCTATGGCCTTCGCAGGGTGCGCCCGGAACCTCTCGCCTACCAGCGAAACCCCGCCATGGCCGAGTACCCGACCCTCGAGGAGTACAAGTCGGCGGGCCACTTCATCAACGACGCGGCCTCCTCCCCCGTGTACGTGGCCACCGCCGGACAGTTCGAAGGATCCGCCAAGATCGCCGTCTGGCGTCGGGACGGGACTTGGCTGCGGGACCTCGAGCCGCCCGGCGCCGACCGGGGCACCACCTCCAGCGCCCATCGCATCGCCGTCGGCGTGGGCTTCGTCCCGGGCGAGGACCTGCTCGTGGCCCGGCACGTCGACGGGCCCCTGTACCTGTGGTCCACCCGTACGTGGAAACCGGTGGGCACCGTCCCGCTCGGCCCGAGCGAGGGGCTCGGCCTGACCCTGCACGAGAGCCGGCCGCTTGCCCTCGCACTGGAGCGGGCCGGTGCCGACGACGCCCGTCTCGTCCTCGTGGACCTCGTGGCCCGCACCACCAAGGCGGTCGACACCCCGGGGGTCCACCGGTTCGCCTGGAGCCGGGACGGCTCGCGGGTGGCCCTGCTCGGCCGGGGCAACACCGTACGCTTCCTCAACGCCGACCTCCGCGAGACGCGCCCGCCGCTGCGGCTTACCGGCGCCCTGACCGCGCCGTCCTCGATCGCGCTGTCGCCCGACGGCGGCCGGGTCGCGGTCGGGTACGGCGACCGGGTCTCCGTACGGGACGCGGCCACAGGCGACCTCGCCCTGCCCGAGCTCCGGGTCTCCGGCACGGACGAGATCCTCCACCTGCGCTGGTCGCCGAACGGCGACGTGCTGGCCGGAATTACCCGGTCACCGCGCGGCCGCGAGGGCGACCGGCCCGCCGGACCGGTCGAGCTGTGGCGGGTGGGCGCCATCGACTGGGGCGAGGTGCTGTGCCGCTGGACCGGCTCGGGGCTCACGCCTGAGGAATGGCTCGACCACGTCGGCCCGACCGAGCCGTACATCGATCTGTGCGCCGAAGAGAAGTGA
- a CDS encoding RHS repeat protein, translated as MSERYAYKWDGDQTQATLPAQAPGQDASGERHYTGSRITKAGRTHYQYDAQGRLVERRTTTFSGKTLIWFFTWDAEDRLTHVRAPGGSHWRTTPSVAVSQSGAWTMKGTSKNPPRTAGTATSWPNSRTTVSPWCGTTWSLQPLAQREFKADEAQEEIDRRFFAIVAGALSELIRPDGTPTWRGRSTASRRGLRVAV; from the coding sequence GTGAGCGAGCGCTACGCCTACAAATGGGACGGCGACCAGACGCAGGCCACGCTCCCCGCCCAAGCCCCCGGCCAGGATGCCTCCGGAGAGCGCCACTACACCGGTAGCCGCATCACGAAGGCCGGACGGACTCACTACCAGTACGACGCGCAGGGCCGCCTTGTCGAACGCCGTACCACCACGTTCAGCGGCAAGACACTGATCTGGTTCTTCACGTGGGATGCGGAAGACCGGCTCACCCACGTTCGCGCTCCCGGCGGCAGCCATTGGCGCACGACGCCCTCGGTCGCCGTATCGCAAAGCGGCGCCTGGACCATGAAGGGCACATCGAAGAATCCACCACGTACTGCTGGGACGGCGACCAGTTGGCCGAACAGCAGAACAACGGTGTCACCCTGGTGTGGGACTACCTGGAGCCTGCAGCCTCTGGCACAACGCGAATTCAAGGCCGACGAGGCCCAAGAGGAGATCGACCGCCGGTTCTTCGCCATCGTCGCAGGAGCCCTCAGCGAACTCATCCGTCCCGACGGAACGCCGACCTGGCGCGGCCGCAGCACCGCCTCGAGGCGGGGACTGCGTGTGGCGGTGTGA
- a CDS encoding CHAT domain-containing protein, translating into MKKERVHDAENWLGWPPIPRPPVRFHTTLDVARRALADYVNGDASARRRLAEAFDEVVSRECFPGSPLPFRVALLTRAGIAHNWCGVGESSDTDLLAARKLLMEGLRITPLGGPEQAWLEYGLGNTLVNLFQRAGGENQLSDALDHARRSVSCAGNDQRLAALCRAGLASTLGTRFRVHGDAAVLAEAVSHAEWSATTAGDTQLGHRFAYILAELLATRYDASGSLDDLHRAIELLRGAGESRDYIMAPRTGNAFRGTLGSLLRRLYLRTRDGAVLDEAIRVLKEEVGDDDSRADPVSLSLLGNALLTRYQSFGGRGDLLRAVDLQMKTLNARRAGDWQLASGHNNAGNALASAWRETGDDQFGTAAVAHYRTALALTSQNAPERASRAYNLGSTLQARSVVAGGDELIKEAVSAYRDAVGHGLDSSPEWALAAARRWGQWAVARECWEEACEAYGGGLEAGRGLFRTQLLREDKETWLADSQGMPSEAAYALVRTGRWKEAVEVLETGRSMLLSEVLEADRTGLHQLADSDHAELVDRYRATTAALNRAMRDGASPVALRRLRGAVDGAIADIRLVEGFERFLTPPDFAEICRAVRQGAILVYLAAAERAGVAVTVDHTGRITAVELPSLTTAAVERRVGVVMKTRRSLVLQAGAWKGALDAVTRWAWLTIVSPVLPILDEAEDLIIVPSGKLTLLPLHAAWRPLPDLPGARHYLLDERTVRYVPNARALEFTQRTAAGTHGDRVLVAADPQPSSRPAIAYTRTEAAWARRWFAHSEVLRGDKATPEAVASALSRNQVHHFICHGRSDTDSPLDSALVLADDRELTLRAILSMRLGHPGAGGGARLTVLAACDTDQPGTPLPDEVVSLPTGLIQAGVAGVIAAQWAVRSETMSLLTARFYQLWRSEGREPALALRLAQRWMRDTTNAEKIRDLTPALTPSRDDEDLEELVRSLRLRDPHARSATHPADWAALSFHGS; encoded by the coding sequence GTGAAGAAGGAACGGGTGCACGATGCCGAGAATTGGCTGGGATGGCCGCCGATCCCACGGCCTCCGGTCCGATTCCACACCACTCTCGACGTGGCACGCAGAGCGCTCGCGGACTATGTCAACGGTGATGCGTCCGCCCGGCGTCGCCTTGCGGAGGCATTCGACGAGGTGGTGTCCCGCGAGTGTTTTCCCGGCAGCCCCCTCCCGTTTCGAGTAGCCCTGCTCACGCGAGCGGGCATAGCGCACAACTGGTGCGGAGTGGGTGAGTCGAGCGACACGGATCTGCTGGCGGCCCGCAAACTCCTCATGGAAGGGCTTCGCATCACACCGCTGGGAGGACCGGAGCAGGCATGGCTCGAATACGGCCTCGGCAACACGCTGGTCAACCTCTTTCAGAGGGCAGGCGGCGAGAATCAGCTCAGCGATGCCTTGGACCACGCCCGGCGCAGCGTCTCCTGCGCCGGAAACGACCAAAGACTGGCCGCACTGTGCCGGGCCGGACTGGCATCAACTTTGGGAACCCGCTTCCGTGTGCACGGTGACGCGGCGGTACTGGCGGAAGCCGTGAGTCACGCGGAGTGGTCTGCGACCACCGCCGGCGACACACAGCTGGGCCACCGATTCGCATACATCCTGGCTGAACTGCTGGCGACGAGGTACGACGCGAGCGGAAGCCTCGATGACCTCCACCGCGCCATTGAGCTTTTGCGCGGGGCGGGGGAGAGCCGTGACTACATCATGGCGCCGAGGACCGGCAATGCCTTTCGTGGAACCCTGGGGAGCCTGCTGCGGCGACTGTACCTGCGCACACGGGACGGTGCCGTATTGGACGAAGCGATCCGGGTCCTGAAAGAGGAGGTCGGGGACGACGACTCCAGGGCCGATCCCGTAAGTCTGAGCCTTCTGGGCAACGCGCTGCTCACGCGCTACCAGAGCTTCGGCGGCAGGGGCGACCTGCTGAGAGCCGTCGATCTGCAGATGAAGACCCTCAACGCGCGCAGGGCCGGTGACTGGCAGCTCGCATCGGGCCACAACAACGCGGGCAACGCCCTTGCGTCGGCCTGGCGCGAGACCGGTGACGACCAGTTCGGGACGGCTGCCGTCGCGCACTACCGCACAGCCCTCGCGCTGACGTCGCAGAACGCTCCCGAAAGGGCCTCTCGCGCCTACAACCTCGGCTCGACACTGCAGGCCAGAAGTGTTGTTGCTGGCGGCGATGAACTGATCAAAGAAGCCGTTTCCGCGTACCGGGACGCCGTCGGCCATGGGTTGGACAGCTCCCCAGAGTGGGCGCTCGCCGCAGCAAGGAGATGGGGCCAGTGGGCCGTTGCGCGTGAGTGCTGGGAAGAGGCATGTGAGGCATACGGCGGCGGCCTGGAGGCCGGTCGAGGGTTGTTCCGTACCCAGCTTCTCCGGGAGGACAAGGAGACATGGCTCGCCGATTCACAAGGCATGCCCTCGGAGGCCGCATACGCGCTCGTGCGCACCGGGCGGTGGAAGGAGGCGGTCGAGGTCCTGGAGACTGGCCGGAGCATGCTGCTGTCGGAGGTCCTCGAAGCCGATCGGACCGGACTCCACCAGCTTGCCGACAGTGACCATGCCGAGCTAGTGGACCGCTACCGCGCCACGACGGCAGCCCTGAACCGAGCCATGCGCGACGGTGCTTCGCCGGTGGCGCTCCGGCGCCTCCGCGGAGCAGTCGACGGTGCCATCGCGGACATCCGGTTGGTCGAGGGTTTCGAACGGTTCCTTACCCCACCAGACTTCGCCGAAATTTGCCGGGCCGTACGGCAAGGCGCCATCCTGGTCTATTTGGCGGCTGCTGAACGGGCCGGAGTCGCAGTGACCGTGGATCACACCGGCCGGATTACCGCTGTTGAGCTGCCCTCCCTGACGACCGCCGCGGTCGAGCGGCGTGTCGGTGTCGTGATGAAAACGCGGCGGAGCCTGGTCCTGCAGGCGGGCGCGTGGAAGGGCGCGCTCGATGCCGTCACCCGCTGGGCATGGTTAACCATCGTCTCGCCAGTCCTGCCAATCCTCGACGAGGCCGAGGACTTGATCATCGTGCCATCCGGGAAACTGACGCTCCTCCCGCTGCACGCCGCCTGGCGGCCACTGCCTGACTTACCAGGCGCACGACACTATCTACTGGACGAACGGACAGTGCGCTACGTCCCCAATGCGCGGGCACTTGAGTTCACGCAACGGACTGCGGCAGGTACTCACGGCGATCGGGTCCTCGTGGCCGCCGACCCCCAACCGAGTTCAAGGCCGGCTATTGCGTACACGCGCACGGAGGCCGCCTGGGCACGCCGTTGGTTCGCTCACAGCGAAGTACTACGGGGTGATAAGGCCACGCCTGAAGCCGTAGCCTCGGCCCTCTCTCGGAACCAGGTTCACCACTTCATCTGCCACGGCCGTTCCGATACGGACAGCCCTTTGGACAGCGCGCTCGTCCTGGCTGACGACCGCGAACTCACTCTGCGTGCAATTCTGTCCATGCGACTGGGACACCCCGGCGCCGGGGGCGGAGCCCGGCTGACCGTACTCGCGGCGTGCGACACGGACCAGCCTGGCACCCCGTTGCCTGATGAGGTCGTCTCCTTGCCGACCGGCCTTATCCAGGCAGGTGTGGCCGGAGTCATCGCAGCTCAATGGGCGGTTCGCAGTGAAACGATGAGCCTTCTGACGGCCCGTTTCTATCAACTGTGGCGGAGCGAGGGACGGGAGCCGGCCCTCGCCTTGCGCCTCGCACAGCGTTGGATGAGGGATACCACCAACGCAGAAAAGATACGGGACCTGACACCCGCCCTGACGCCGTCAAGAGACGACGAAGACCTCGAAGAGCTAGTGCGCAGCCTGAGACTTCGTGATCCCCATGCACGCTCCGCGACGCATCCTGCGGACTGGGCCGCTCTCAGCTTCCACGGTTCTTGA